The following proteins are co-located in the Motilibacter rhizosphaerae genome:
- a CDS encoding succinate dehydrogenase hydrophobic membrane anchor subunit, whose amino-acid sequence MATDTPVEDLTPLDLSAHLEAPRSAAPKVRDRRLPSRRGNYEMYAWVFMRVSGLLLVVLTLGHLFIQMVTDGGVQKIDFAFVAGRWSSPFWQTWDLSMLWLAELHGVNGLRTIINDYAERTVTRSWLKAVLYTSAVLVLFLGTLVIFTFDPNV is encoded by the coding sequence ATGGCCACCGACACCCCGGTCGAGGACCTCACGCCGCTCGACCTCTCGGCCCACCTCGAGGCCCCGCGCAGCGCGGCGCCCAAGGTGCGCGACCGGCGCCTGCCCTCTCGCCGCGGCAACTACGAGATGTACGCCTGGGTGTTCATGCGCGTCTCGGGCCTCCTGCTCGTCGTGCTGACGCTCGGCCACCTGTTCATCCAGATGGTCACCGACGGCGGCGTGCAGAAGATCGACTTCGCCTTCGTCGCCGGCCGCTGGTCCAGCCCGTTCTGGCAGACGTGGGACCTCTCGATGCTCTGGCTCGCCGAGCTCCACGGCGTCAACGGCCTACGCACGATCATCAACGACTACGCCGAGCGCACCGTGACCCGCTCCTGGCTCAAGGCCGTGCTCTACACCTCGGCCGTGCTGGTGCTCTTCCTCGGCACGCTCGTCATCTTCACCTTCGACCCGAACGTCTGA
- a CDS encoding 2'-5' RNA ligase family protein, protein MRTIGVAVAIPEPWGAELQAHRRSFGDPLADAIPTHITLLPPTAVDDELLGQVEEHLLTIAQRDEPFDLHLRGTGTFRPVSPVVFVQVARGISELERLEDGVRSGPLTRDLAFPFHPHVTVAHDVPEEALDRAFEGLARYEAKFRVWGFSLYEHGADGVWRPQRDYVLGRSLPGPDVCC, encoded by the coding sequence CTGCGCACGATCGGCGTCGCCGTCGCGATCCCGGAGCCGTGGGGCGCGGAGCTGCAGGCGCACCGGCGCTCGTTCGGCGACCCGCTGGCCGACGCGATCCCCACGCACATCACCCTGCTCCCGCCCACGGCCGTCGACGACGAGCTGCTGGGCCAGGTGGAGGAGCACCTGCTCACCATCGCCCAGCGCGACGAGCCGTTCGACCTGCACCTGCGGGGCACGGGGACCTTCCGGCCGGTCTCGCCCGTGGTGTTCGTCCAGGTCGCCCGTGGCATCAGCGAGCTCGAGCGGCTCGAGGACGGCGTGCGCTCCGGCCCGCTGACCCGCGACCTCGCGTTCCCCTTCCACCCGCACGTGACCGTGGCGCACGACGTGCCGGAGGAGGCGCTGGACCGGGCGTTCGAGGGGCTGGCGCGCTACGAGGCGAAGTTCCGGGTCTGGGGCTTCAGCCTCTACGAGCACGGCGCCGACGGGGTGTGGCGCCCGCAGCGCGACTACGTCCTCGGGCGCTCGCTGCCGGGACCCGACGTCTGCTGCTGA
- a CDS encoding GNAT family N-acetyltransferase, translating to MARIRAYEPADLPAVYEICLRTGDAGQDAAPLLRDHDLMGHVWAGPWCLLEPEHAFVLEDDEGVAGYVLGALDTRRFEALCEERWWPPLRARYAAPSGDPARWSLDEALADRIHHPRLAPEALVALAPSHLHIDLLPRAQGQGYGRALLTTLFDALRAGGSSGLHLGVHPRNTGAIRFYERCGLVRSAFATDGVVMVRSPL from the coding sequence ATGGCGCGCATCCGAGCGTACGAGCCGGCCGACCTCCCCGCGGTCTACGAGATCTGCCTGCGCACGGGCGATGCCGGGCAGGACGCCGCCCCGCTGCTGCGCGACCACGACCTCATGGGGCACGTCTGGGCCGGCCCGTGGTGCCTGCTGGAGCCGGAGCACGCCTTCGTCCTCGAGGACGACGAGGGCGTCGCGGGCTACGTCCTCGGCGCCCTCGACACCCGCCGCTTCGAGGCGCTCTGCGAGGAGCGCTGGTGGCCGCCGCTGCGCGCGAGGTACGCCGCTCCCTCCGGAGATCCGGCGCGCTGGTCGCTCGACGAGGCGCTCGCCGACCGGATCCACCACCCGCGGCTGGCGCCGGAGGCCCTCGTCGCGCTCGCGCCGAGCCACCTCCACATCGACCTGCTGCCCCGCGCCCAGGGACAGGGCTACGGCCGCGCCCTGCTCACGACGCTGTTCGACGCCCTGCGCGCCGGGGGCTCGAGCGGCCTGCACCTCGGCGTGCACCCGCGCAACACCGGCGCCATCCGGTTCTACGAGCGGTGCGGGCTCGTCCGCTCGGCGTTCGCCACCGACGGCGTCGTCATGGTCCGCTCGCCGCTCTGA
- the trpS gene encoding tryptophan--tRNA ligase has translation MATSTTRPRIFSGMQPTADSLHLGNYLGALTSWVALQDTHDAFYCVVDMHSITVEFEPEVLRRRSRATAAQFLAGGVDPERSTLLLQSHVAAHAELSWVMTCLTGFGEASRMTQFKDKSQRIGADRTGAGIFAYPMLMAADILLYQTDLVPVGEDQRQHLELTRNLAQRFNSRFGQTFVVPEPYIVKQTAKIYDLQQPDKQMSKSLPGPGCLYLLDDPKANAKKIRSAVTDTGREVRFDPAEKPGVSNLLTMLSALSGREVAALEEDYTGKGYGDLKKDLADVFVEFVTPFRERVQALVGDTEGLDAILARGAERARAVAGETLAATYDRVGFLPAKR, from the coding sequence ATGGCGACGAGCACCACGAGACCCCGGATCTTCTCCGGGATGCAGCCCACGGCGGACTCGCTCCACCTCGGCAACTACCTCGGCGCCCTGACCAGCTGGGTGGCGCTGCAGGACACCCACGACGCGTTCTACTGCGTCGTCGACATGCACTCGATCACCGTGGAGTTCGAGCCCGAGGTGCTGCGCCGGCGCAGCCGGGCCACCGCCGCCCAGTTCCTCGCCGGCGGCGTCGACCCCGAGCGCAGCACGCTGCTGCTGCAGAGCCACGTGGCCGCCCACGCCGAGCTCTCCTGGGTGATGACCTGCCTGACCGGCTTCGGCGAGGCCAGCCGGATGACGCAGTTCAAGGACAAGTCACAGCGCATCGGCGCCGACCGGACCGGGGCCGGGATCTTCGCCTACCCCATGCTCATGGCGGCCGACATCCTGCTCTACCAGACCGACCTGGTCCCCGTGGGCGAGGACCAGCGCCAGCACCTCGAGCTCACCCGCAACCTCGCGCAGCGGTTCAACAGCCGCTTCGGCCAGACCTTCGTCGTGCCGGAGCCGTACATCGTCAAGCAGACGGCCAAGATCTACGACCTGCAGCAGCCCGACAAGCAGATGAGCAAGAGCCTGCCGGGCCCCGGCTGCCTCTACCTGCTCGACGACCCCAAGGCCAACGCGAAGAAGATCCGCAGCGCGGTGACCGACACCGGGCGCGAGGTCCGCTTCGACCCGGCGGAGAAGCCCGGCGTCAGCAACCTGCTGACGATGCTGTCCGCGCTCAGCGGTCGCGAGGTGGCCGCGCTCGAGGAGGACTACACCGGCAAGGGCTACGGCGACCTCAAGAAGGACCTCGCCGACGTCTTCGTCGAGTTCGTCACGCCGTTCCGCGAGCGCGTGCAGGCGCTCGTCGGGGACACCGAGGGGCTCGACGCCATCCTCGCGCGGGGTGCGGAGCGCGCGCGGGCGGTCGCCGGCGAGACGCTGGCCGCGACGTACGACCGGGTCGGCTTCCTGCCGGCGAAGCGGTGA
- a CDS encoding YihY/virulence factor BrkB family protein has protein sequence MPAVVSSAKDAVTEVRTRAPVVDHVLRMNKHYGTVRGGQLAGAVTYFGFLSFFPLVAVAFSVIGYVSDAYPDAKANLTSSINSTFPGLIGTDPGKINLDTISSAKAGVGIIGLVTLLLSGLAWLDALREALRQMWGLAPEKANVVVKKVTDVFVLVVLGGLVLVSTALSSFATSFSETALGWVGLQGNTWALLALKVLGTVIALAGDAVVLVFVFSRLPGHKLPWRNVLHGAVLGAVVIEILKLLGTYLVGKTTSNALYGAFAIIIGLLVWINFICRAVMYSAAWAVTGPKPTLEALTVAEDDVLDPEEAKAVSGKALPTAHVSLLRVRAERRSAEQKALRKRQAAVQAEAKRRFYAFFGVLALVAVRLGRRGDGTSRR, from the coding sequence ATGCCTGCTGTCGTGAGCTCGGCCAAGGACGCCGTCACCGAGGTGCGCACCCGCGCCCCCGTCGTCGACCACGTCCTCCGGATGAACAAGCACTACGGCACCGTGCGTGGCGGGCAGCTGGCCGGGGCGGTGACGTACTTCGGCTTCCTGTCGTTCTTCCCGCTGGTCGCCGTCGCCTTCTCCGTCATCGGGTACGTGTCGGACGCCTACCCGGACGCGAAGGCGAACCTCACCTCGTCGATCAACTCGACGTTCCCCGGGCTGATCGGCACGGACCCCGGCAAGATCAACCTGGACACGATCAGCAGCGCCAAGGCCGGGGTCGGGATCATCGGCCTCGTGACCCTGCTGCTCTCGGGCCTCGCCTGGCTCGACGCCCTCCGCGAGGCGCTTCGGCAGATGTGGGGACTGGCGCCCGAGAAGGCCAACGTCGTCGTCAAGAAGGTCACCGACGTCTTCGTGCTGGTCGTGCTCGGCGGCCTCGTGCTCGTCTCGACCGCGCTGTCCAGCTTCGCGACGTCGTTCTCCGAGACGGCGCTGGGCTGGGTCGGCCTGCAGGGCAACACCTGGGCCCTGCTCGCGCTGAAGGTCCTCGGCACGGTCATCGCGCTCGCCGGTGACGCGGTGGTGCTGGTCTTCGTCTTCAGCCGGCTGCCCGGTCACAAGCTGCCCTGGCGCAACGTGCTGCACGGGGCCGTCCTCGGCGCGGTGGTCATCGAGATCCTCAAGCTGCTCGGGACCTACCTCGTCGGCAAGACGACGAGCAACGCGCTCTACGGCGCCTTCGCGATCATCATCGGGCTGCTCGTGTGGATCAACTTCATCTGCCGGGCGGTCATGTACTCCGCCGCCTGGGCTGTCACCGGCCCCAAGCCGACGCTCGAGGCACTGACGGTGGCCGAGGACGACGTGCTGGACCCCGAGGAGGCGAAGGCCGTCTCCGGGAAGGCGCTGCCCACGGCGCACGTGTCGCTGCTGCGGGTGCGGGCCGAGCGGCGGTCGGCGGAGCAGAAGGCCCTGCGCAAGCGGCAGGCCGCCGTGCAGGCCGAGGCCAAGCGCCGGTTCTACGCCTTCTTCGGGGTGCTCGCGCTCGTGGCCGTCCGGCTCGGACGGCGCGGGGACGGCACGTCGCGGCGCTGA
- a CDS encoding SCO4848 family membrane protein: MTLSRRASWFLLAVGVWSWLIWPRFLKAIWADDRSWHHGPTAFFLVHLVLVVASLAIGTAVGWLGLRGVRAWRGAGPQSGERTMTTPSVANAERTSPHRS, translated from the coding sequence GTGACCCTCTCGCGCCGCGCGTCCTGGTTCCTGCTCGCCGTCGGGGTCTGGTCGTGGCTCATCTGGCCGCGGTTCCTCAAGGCCATCTGGGCCGACGACCGCAGCTGGCACCACGGGCCGACGGCGTTCTTCCTCGTCCACCTCGTGCTCGTCGTCGCGTCGCTCGCGATCGGGACCGCGGTGGGGTGGCTCGGGCTCCGCGGCGTACGCGCCTGGCGGGGTGCGGGACCTCAGAGCGGCGAGCGGACCATGACGACGCCGTCGGTGGCGAACGCCGAGCGGACGAGCCCGCACCGCTCGTAG
- a CDS encoding D-alanyl-D-alanine carboxypeptidase family protein, whose amino-acid sequence MQRRSGLLGMTGALVAVATALPAPARASVGGDQMTRGGLVAGSGVAAPPVVPALSYVVADADTGAVLAAKAPHRALRPASTLKLLTALTLQPVLDPRATYRGTDADANVEGSRAGMVPGGTYTVTNLFQGMFLRSGNDTVHGLAVLHGGVTKTVADMNAEAARLQALDTHAVTPDGLDEDGQVSSAYDLALFGRAALRNPAIVSYATTTHARFPGGPRSYGHAHPAFQLWSEQRFVQHYPGALGLKNGYTSLARNTLVAAARRGGHTVVVTLMDDGAGAWRDAAKLADWYYAGGWHAAPVGQLVDPVQPAPAAAPAVSRAAAGTPAALRRATTPSRSSVVPETAAGAGGALVLAVVLLRLRAVRRTRRRRALRAAQRRDVPSPRRPSRTATSASTPKKA is encoded by the coding sequence GTGCAACGGCGCAGCGGCCTCCTCGGCATGACCGGCGCGCTCGTCGCCGTCGCGACCGCGCTCCCGGCGCCGGCCCGGGCCTCCGTCGGCGGCGACCAGATGACCCGCGGGGGCCTCGTGGCCGGCAGCGGGGTCGCCGCGCCTCCGGTCGTCCCGGCGCTGTCCTACGTCGTGGCCGACGCGGACACCGGCGCCGTGCTCGCCGCCAAGGCCCCGCACCGCGCGCTCCGTCCGGCCAGCACGCTCAAGCTGCTCACCGCCCTGACGCTCCAGCCCGTGCTGGACCCGAGGGCGACCTACCGGGGCACGGACGCGGACGCGAACGTCGAGGGCAGCCGGGCGGGGATGGTGCCGGGAGGCACCTACACCGTCACCAACCTGTTCCAGGGGATGTTCCTGCGCAGCGGCAACGACACGGTCCACGGCCTGGCGGTGCTGCACGGCGGCGTCACGAAGACCGTGGCCGACATGAACGCCGAGGCCGCGCGGCTGCAGGCGCTCGACACCCACGCCGTCACCCCGGACGGCCTCGACGAGGACGGGCAGGTCAGCTCGGCGTACGACCTCGCGCTGTTCGGCCGCGCCGCGCTGCGCAACCCCGCGATCGTGTCGTACGCGACGACCACGCACGCCCGCTTCCCCGGCGGCCCGCGCTCCTACGGCCACGCGCACCCGGCGTTCCAGCTGTGGAGCGAGCAGCGCTTCGTCCAGCACTACCCGGGCGCGCTCGGGCTGAAGAACGGCTACACCAGCCTGGCGCGCAACACCCTCGTGGCCGCTGCCCGCCGGGGCGGCCACACGGTCGTCGTCACGCTGATGGACGACGGCGCGGGAGCCTGGCGCGACGCCGCGAAGCTCGCCGACTGGTACTACGCCGGCGGCTGGCACGCCGCGCCCGTGGGGCAGCTCGTCGACCCGGTCCAGCCCGCGCCCGCCGCCGCCCCTGCCGTCTCCCGCGCGGCGGCCGGCACCCCGGCCGCCCTCCGCCGCGCGACGACGCCGTCACGCTCGTCGGTCGTCCCGGAGACGGCGGCAGGAGCCGGGGGCGCGCTCGTCCTCGCCGTCGTCCTGCTCCGGCTGCGCGCCGTGCGCCGCACCCGCCGCCGTCGTGCGCTGCGGGCGGCTCAGCGCCGCGACGTGCCGTCCCCGCGCCGTCCGAGCCGGACGGCCACGAGCGCGAGCACCCCGAAGAAGGCGTAG
- a CDS encoding SDR family NAD(P)-dependent oxidoreductase, which produces MVASTPLALVTGASSGIGLEIARQLAERGHDLVINAEDDLTPVTADLRSLGIEVYPVQADLRTFTGVEEVFAATVGTGRPLDVAALNAGVGLGGAFLDTDLADEIRMIELNVISTVHLGKRVLRAFAERDEGRLLVTSSIASTMPGSFQSVYNATKSFLQSWTQALQEEMKDTGVTITSLMPGPTDTNFFHRAEMDDTRVGRGGKDDPAQVAKQGVDALFEGKGKLVAGSLKTKATGAANIVLPDKLKAVAHRGMAEPQD; this is translated from the coding sequence ATGGTAGCCAGCACCCCCCTCGCCCTCGTGACCGGCGCTTCGAGCGGCATCGGGCTGGAGATCGCCCGCCAGCTCGCCGAGCGCGGCCACGACCTCGTCATCAACGCCGAGGACGACCTCACCCCCGTCACCGCGGACCTGCGCTCGCTGGGCATCGAGGTCTACCCCGTGCAAGCCGACCTGCGGACCTTCACCGGCGTGGAGGAGGTCTTCGCGGCGACCGTCGGTACGGGTCGCCCGCTCGACGTCGCCGCGCTCAACGCCGGCGTCGGGCTCGGAGGGGCGTTCCTCGACACCGACCTCGCCGACGAGATCCGGATGATCGAGCTCAACGTCATCTCGACCGTGCACCTCGGCAAGCGCGTGCTGCGGGCCTTCGCCGAGCGCGACGAGGGCCGTCTGCTCGTCACGTCGTCGATCGCGTCGACGATGCCCGGGTCCTTCCAGTCGGTCTACAACGCGACCAAGTCGTTCCTCCAGTCGTGGACGCAGGCGCTCCAGGAGGAGATGAAGGACACCGGCGTCACCATCACCTCGCTCATGCCCGGCCCGACGGACACGAACTTCTTCCACCGCGCGGAGATGGACGACACCCGCGTGGGCCGGGGCGGGAAGGACGACCCGGCGCAGGTCGCCAAGCAGGGCGTCGACGCGCTGTTCGAGGGCAAGGGCAAGCTCGTCGCCGGCTCGCTGAAGACGAAGGCCACGGGCGCCGCGAACATCGTGCTCCCGGACAAGCTCAAGGCCGTCGCGCACCGCGGCATGGCGGAGCCGCAGGACTGA
- a CDS encoding succinate dehydrogenase iron-sulfur subunit — protein sequence MDITLKIRRYDPENDLEPHWESYAVSCLPTDRVLDALHKIKWEIDGSLTFRRSCAHGVCGSDAMRINGRNRLACKTLVKDISPDKPITVEAIKGLPLLKDLVVDMDPFFAAYRDVMPFLITQGNEPTRERLQSSEDRAKFDDTTKCILCAACTTSCPVFWTDGQYFGPAAIVNAHRFIFDSRDDGANQRLEILNEKEGVWRCRTTFNCSEACPRGIQVTKAIQEVKRALLTRAV from the coding sequence GTGGACATCACGCTCAAGATCCGGCGCTACGACCCGGAGAACGACCTCGAGCCGCACTGGGAGTCGTACGCCGTCTCCTGCCTGCCCACGGACCGCGTGCTGGACGCCCTTCACAAGATCAAGTGGGAGATCGACGGCTCGCTCACCTTCCGGCGCTCCTGCGCGCACGGCGTCTGCGGCTCCGACGCCATGCGCATCAACGGCCGCAACCGGCTCGCCTGCAAGACGCTCGTCAAGGACATCAGTCCCGACAAGCCCATCACGGTGGAGGCCATCAAGGGCCTCCCGCTGCTGAAGGACCTCGTCGTCGACATGGACCCGTTCTTCGCGGCCTACCGCGACGTCATGCCCTTCCTCATCACGCAGGGCAACGAGCCCACCCGCGAGCGGCTGCAGTCCTCCGAGGACCGCGCGAAGTTCGACGACACCACCAAGTGCATCCTCTGCGCCGCCTGCACCACCTCGTGCCCGGTGTTCTGGACCGACGGGCAGTACTTCGGGCCCGCCGCGATCGTCAACGCGCACCGGTTCATCTTCGACAGCCGTGACGACGGCGCCAACCAGCGCCTGGAGATCCTCAACGAGAAGGAGGGCGTGTGGCGCTGCCGCACGACCTTCAACTGCTCGGAGGCCTGCCCCCGCGGCATCCAGGTGACGAAGGCGATCCAGGAGGTCAAGCGCGCGCTGCTCACGCGCGCCGTCTGA
- the sdhA gene encoding succinate dehydrogenase flavoprotein subunit yields the protein MRAALESGKRARTAVLTKLYPTRSHTGAAQGGMCAALANVEEDNWEWHTFDTVKGGDYLVDQDAAEVMCKEAIDAVLDLEKMGLPFNRTPEGRIDQRRFGGHTRNHGEAAVRRSCYAADRTGHMILQTLYQQCVKHEVEFYNEFYVLDLLMTEGRAAGVVAYELSTGKLHVFQAKSIVFASGGFGKVFKTTSNAHTLTGDGMGIVWRKGLPLEDMEFFQFHPTGLAGLGILLSEAARGEGGILRNSEGERFMERYAPTIKDLAPRDMVARAIHTEIREGRGCGPNKDYVHLDLTHLPREQIDAKLPDITEFARTYLGVEPYTEPVPIVPTAHYAMGGIPTDIDARVLQDDIHVVPGLYAAGECACVSVHGANRLGTNSLLDINVFGRRAGIHAAAYAAEADFVPLPEAPAAYVTQLLADLYSSTGTERVAAIRTELQATMDLNAQVYRTETTLKQAENDIQVLKERYRNVGVQDKGLRFNTDLLEAVELGFLLDLAEVLVVSARARNESRGGHFREDYPTRDDVNFMRHTMAYRQVDEQGDEAIELHYKPVVQTRYKPMERKY from the coding sequence ATGCGCGCGGCCCTGGAGTCGGGCAAGCGCGCGCGCACCGCCGTGCTCACCAAGCTCTACCCCACGCGCTCCCACACCGGCGCGGCGCAGGGCGGCATGTGCGCCGCCCTCGCCAACGTCGAGGAGGACAACTGGGAGTGGCACACCTTCGACACCGTCAAGGGCGGCGACTACCTCGTCGACCAGGACGCGGCCGAGGTCATGTGCAAGGAGGCCATCGACGCGGTCCTCGACCTCGAGAAGATGGGCCTGCCGTTCAACCGCACGCCCGAGGGGCGCATCGACCAGCGCCGCTTCGGGGGCCACACGCGCAACCACGGCGAGGCCGCCGTGCGCCGCTCCTGCTACGCCGCCGACCGCACCGGGCACATGATCCTGCAGACGCTCTACCAGCAGTGCGTGAAGCACGAGGTGGAGTTCTACAACGAGTTCTACGTCCTCGACCTGCTGATGACCGAGGGCCGTGCGGCGGGCGTCGTGGCCTACGAGCTGTCGACGGGCAAGCTGCACGTCTTCCAGGCCAAGTCGATCGTCTTCGCCTCGGGCGGCTTCGGCAAGGTCTTCAAGACGACGTCCAACGCGCACACCCTCACCGGTGACGGCATGGGCATCGTCTGGCGCAAGGGCCTGCCCCTGGAGGACATGGAGTTCTTCCAGTTCCACCCGACGGGCCTCGCCGGTCTGGGCATCCTGCTCTCCGAGGCCGCGCGCGGCGAGGGCGGCATCCTGCGCAACTCCGAGGGCGAGCGCTTCATGGAGCGCTACGCCCCGACGATCAAGGACCTCGCGCCGCGCGACATGGTCGCCCGCGCGATCCACACGGAGATCCGCGAGGGCCGCGGCTGCGGGCCCAACAAGGACTACGTCCACCTCGACCTCACGCACCTGCCGCGCGAGCAGATCGACGCGAAGCTGCCCGACATCACGGAGTTCGCCCGCACCTACCTCGGCGTCGAGCCCTACACCGAGCCGGTTCCGATCGTCCCTACGGCGCACTACGCCATGGGCGGCATCCCGACCGACATCGACGCCCGGGTGCTGCAGGACGACATCCACGTCGTCCCCGGCCTCTACGCCGCCGGCGAGTGCGCCTGCGTGTCGGTGCACGGGGCCAACCGCCTCGGCACCAACTCGCTGCTCGACATCAACGTCTTCGGCCGCCGCGCGGGCATCCACGCCGCCGCGTACGCCGCCGAGGCGGACTTCGTCCCGCTGCCCGAGGCGCCGGCGGCCTACGTCACGCAGCTGCTCGCCGACCTCTACTCGAGCACCGGCACGGAGCGGGTCGCGGCGATCCGCACCGAGCTGCAGGCGACGATGGACCTCAACGCGCAGGTCTACCGCACCGAGACGACGCTCAAGCAGGCCGAGAACGACATCCAGGTGCTCAAGGAGCGCTACCGCAACGTCGGCGTGCAGGACAAGGGCCTGCGCTTCAACACCGACCTGCTCGAGGCCGTCGAGCTGGGCTTCCTGCTCGACCTCGCCGAGGTGCTCGTGGTCTCCGCCCGCGCGCGCAACGAGTCGCGCGGCGGCCACTTCCGCGAGGACTACCCCACCCGCGACGACGTCAACTTCATGCGGCACACGATGGCCTACCGCCAGGTGGACGAGCAGGGTGACGAGGCGATCGAGCTGCACTACAAGCCGGTCGTGCAGACGCGGTACAAGCCGATGGAGCGCAAGTACTAG